In Alistipes ihumii AP11, a genomic segment contains:
- a CDS encoding MFS transporter, producing MSKERLVTSSYCYILSANFLLFFGFYLLMPVLPFYLTEEFGTGSGMAGAVLSCYTIAALSVRPFSGYLLDTFARKPLYLLAFFVFTSVFAGYLLAGTLTLFTILRVVHGFSFGMVTVAGNTVVIDIMPSSRRGEGLGYYGLANNIAMSVGPMVGLFLHDAYSFEVIFVCSLISCSLGFAMASLVKAPVKAPVKREPVSLDRFILVKGIPAGIDLLMLSIPYGMTTTYVAMYARQIGITHGMGVFFTLMAVGMAISRIFSGRQVDKGRVTRVIAWGMYLVCLCFFALSSCAMLMRLNETLSLWIFFGVALFLGVGFGTMFPAFNTLFVNLAPNNQRGTATSTYLTSWDVGIGIGLLLGGYIAQISTFDKAYLFGACLTVASIVYFQWKVAPHFERNKLR from the coding sequence ATGTCGAAGGAACGTTTGGTCACATCGAGTTATTGCTATATCCTGTCCGCCAATTTCCTGCTTTTTTTCGGTTTTTACCTGCTGATGCCGGTCCTGCCGTTCTATCTGACGGAGGAGTTCGGCACGGGCAGCGGCATGGCGGGGGCCGTGCTGTCGTGCTATACGATCGCAGCGCTGTCGGTCAGGCCGTTTTCGGGTTATCTGCTCGATACGTTCGCGCGCAAGCCGCTCTATCTGCTGGCTTTTTTCGTCTTCACTTCCGTCTTCGCGGGCTATCTGCTGGCGGGGACGCTCACGTTGTTCACCATACTGCGCGTCGTGCACGGCTTCTCGTTCGGCATGGTTACGGTGGCCGGCAACACGGTCGTGATCGATATCATGCCCTCTTCGCGCCGGGGCGAGGGACTGGGGTACTACGGACTGGCCAACAACATAGCGATGTCGGTCGGTCCGATGGTGGGACTGTTCCTGCACGACGCTTACTCGTTCGAGGTGATTTTCGTTTGCTCGCTGATCTCTTGCTCGCTGGGCTTCGCAATGGCCTCGCTGGTCAAGGCGCCCGTCAAGGCACCCGTCAAGCGGGAGCCTGTCTCGCTCGACCGCTTCATCCTCGTCAAGGGGATTCCTGCGGGGATCGATTTGCTGATGCTGTCGATTCCTTACGGCATGACGACGACTTACGTGGCGATGTATGCGCGCCAGATCGGCATTACGCACGGCATGGGCGTCTTCTTCACGCTGATGGCCGTCGGCATGGCCATCTCGCGCATATTCTCGGGCCGTCAGGTCGATAAGGGGCGCGTGACGAGGGTCATTGCGTGGGGGATGTATCTGGTCTGCCTCTGCTTTTTCGCACTGTCGTCCTGCGCGATGCTGATGCGCCTGAACGAGACGCTCAGCCTGTGGATCTTTTTCGGCGTAGCCCTGTTTCTGGGCGTGGGTTTCGGGACGATGTTCCCCGCCTTCAACACGCTGTTCGTCAATCTGGCTCCGAATAACCAGCGGGGGACGGCCACGTCGACCTACCTGACCTCGTGGGACGTAGGCATAGGGATCGGGTTGCTGCTCGGGGGCTATATCGCCCAGATCAGCACGTTCGACAAGGCCTATTTGTTCGGCGCCTGCCTGACGGTCGCGTCGATCGTTTATTTCCAGTGGAAGGTGGCTCCGCATTTCGAGCGGAACAAGCTGCGCTGA
- a CDS encoding DUF4251 domain-containing protein: MKTKMLVLFALALLGTAEKATAQAADKKAARKEKKELRQSIDRARHQQALDAILDSAFVLQANAVLLENYPRELVDFHRNFVSMEGGHFSIQMSGIAANPVLKTGGEVSRMRIRTDKKGFVRCRIDLSGIVMTSSTVYLTLYPDSNEATATVRSLRGGRGVTLEGVIVPAADAEVLRNISTY; encoded by the coding sequence ATGAAAACCAAAATGCTCGTCCTGTTCGCGCTTGCCCTGCTCGGAACGGCCGAAAAGGCAACGGCTCAGGCCGCAGACAAGAAAGCCGCACGCAAGGAGAAAAAAGAGCTCAGGCAATCGATCGACCGCGCAAGGCACCAGCAGGCGCTGGACGCGATCCTCGACAGCGCGTTCGTTTTGCAGGCGAACGCCGTGCTTCTGGAGAACTACCCGAGAGAGCTGGTCGACTTTCATCGGAACTTCGTCTCGATGGAGGGCGGCCATTTCAGCATTCAGATGAGCGGCATCGCGGCCAATCCCGTCCTCAAGACGGGAGGCGAGGTGTCCCGCATGCGGATCAGGACCGACAAAAAAGGCTTCGTCCGGTGCAGAATAGACCTCTCGGGCATCGTGATGACTTCTTCGACCGTATATCTGACGCTGTACCCCGACAGCAACGAGGCGACCGCAACGGTCCGTTCGCTCCGGGGAGGCCGGGGCGTCACGCTCGAAGGCGTCATCGTACCGGCGGCCGATGCCGAGGTGCTTCGGAATATCTCGACTTACTGA
- a CDS encoding DUF4251 domain-containing protein: protein MKKILLMVALASLCASVSAQKSADRKAARAAQKEYYRALDARMHDSAMKALQDSAFILKADKVTFRRGRIAYVSSTTNFVSMEGERAVIQLAFPNLPWPGANGLGGITVDGIVTNVSVKTDKKGFVRYQMSVVGSGTSSWMAEIVLNPLDNKASVTVYPTYSSNRVTLSGELVPYDRRSVYKGRSLF from the coding sequence ATGAAAAAGATTTTATTGATGGTCGCGCTCGCATCGCTCTGTGCGAGCGTCTCGGCCCAAAAGTCCGCGGACCGCAAGGCGGCCCGTGCGGCTCAGAAAGAGTATTACCGGGCATTGGATGCCCGCATGCACGATTCGGCCATGAAGGCGTTGCAGGATAGCGCGTTCATTCTGAAAGCCGATAAAGTGACGTTCCGGCGGGGCCGGATAGCCTATGTCAGCTCGACGACCAATTTCGTCTCGATGGAGGGCGAGCGTGCCGTGATCCAGCTTGCGTTCCCCAATTTGCCATGGCCCGGCGCCAACGGATTGGGCGGCATCACCGTCGACGGAATCGTGACCAACGTGTCGGTGAAAACCGACAAAAAAGGTTTCGTGCGCTACCAGATGAGCGTCGTGGGTTCGGGAACTTCGTCGTGGATGGCCGAAATCGTGCTCAATCCGTTGGACAACAAGGCCTCCGTAACGGTGTATCCCACGTACAGCAGCAATCGGGTGACGCTCAGCGGCGAGCTGGTGCCTTACGACCGGCGCAGCGTGTACAAAGGCCGCTCGCTGTTTTAA